The following are encoded in a window of Armatimonas rosea genomic DNA:
- a CDS encoding ankyrin repeat domain-containing protein, translated as MTMKHSPLLGATLAALALVHPAAAQPPPPDIKAVQLTAELFRAIRLGDVAGTKAALEHGADVNRPNWIMFQPLDWAAVMNQPEVAKLLLSQGAATSGGANGTALVNAILGGHEGMALDLLRQGISKEAKRPDKATTLMLAAAYSTPPVLTKLPQDTAELAQQDIDGATALIYGARLGKTANVKLLLAAGAKTEQTDSHGRTALHYAAMNGFPETVDVLLKAGASAKALDKTGATPLHLAARYSANPKIAQSLVKAGAGLTGRDSTGKTALGLAQARRHTALAAVLKAAGARPEPLAATPATRPAIQKSLTAMEAGMTRFLSRSECSSCHHQGLGLAVLGNAALRGFAVDRGIIKGNLDRIGEVGQQGAPLMQLALTDPSKFHIVPTSEMEEFPIAASYTFWALDANQVPANPGLSGMAEYVRRQQQSTGNWSFILHRGPMQESFQTMTALQVLGMRRFLEKDKGDETVKKARAWFVSAPTKTVEDRSSRLLGLRWTGSEPRVLQTEVAQLAKLQNADGGWSGKPGAPSDPLTTGLALYSLRVGGAAPLSHPAVRKATDYLLRHQDESGAWYVNKTVAPFNYYFDGGFPGGESQYVSFAATGWATLALMEVSDTPKVKTARR; from the coding sequence ATGACAATGAAACACTCCCCTCTCCTCGGCGCTACCCTCGCCGCTCTCGCTCTCGTGCATCCCGCCGCCGCACAGCCGCCGCCGCCCGATATTAAGGCCGTTCAGCTCACCGCAGAGCTCTTTCGCGCCATCCGGCTCGGGGATGTGGCTGGCACAAAAGCAGCCCTGGAGCACGGGGCCGATGTGAACCGCCCCAACTGGATTATGTTCCAGCCCCTAGACTGGGCGGCTGTGATGAACCAGCCGGAGGTCGCCAAGCTCCTCCTCAGCCAAGGGGCCGCGACCAGCGGCGGAGCCAACGGCACTGCTCTCGTCAATGCGATCCTCGGCGGGCACGAGGGCATGGCTCTGGACCTGCTCCGCCAGGGAATCTCCAAAGAGGCCAAGCGCCCGGACAAGGCCACCACGCTGATGCTCGCCGCGGCCTACTCCACTCCGCCCGTCCTCACCAAGCTCCCCCAAGACACCGCGGAGCTTGCCCAGCAGGATATCGACGGTGCCACGGCGCTGATCTACGGGGCACGCCTGGGCAAGACCGCCAATGTCAAGCTCCTCCTCGCCGCCGGAGCCAAGACCGAGCAGACCGACAGCCATGGACGAACCGCGCTGCACTACGCCGCTATGAATGGCTTCCCGGAGACGGTCGATGTGCTCCTGAAGGCGGGGGCAAGTGCCAAGGCGCTCGATAAAACGGGAGCCACCCCACTCCATCTGGCGGCGCGCTACAGTGCAAATCCCAAGATTGCACAGAGCCTTGTCAAGGCAGGCGCGGGGCTCACGGGCCGCGATAGCACGGGCAAGACCGCGCTCGGCCTGGCCCAGGCACGCCGCCATACCGCGCTGGCCGCGGTGCTCAAGGCGGCAGGCGCGCGCCCGGAGCCGCTCGCCGCGACACCCGCAACCCGCCCCGCGATCCAGAAGAGTCTCACGGCCATGGAGGCGGGCATGACCCGTTTTCTCTCTCGCTCAGAGTGCTCGTCGTGCCACCACCAAGGATTGGGCCTGGCGGTCTTGGGCAATGCCGCACTCCGTGGCTTTGCGGTCGACCGTGGCATCATCAAGGGCAACCTAGACCGCATCGGTGAGGTGGGGCAGCAGGGGGCTCCGCTGATGCAGCTCGCCCTAACCGATCCCAGCAAGTTTCATATCGTCCCCACCTCGGAGATGGAGGAGTTCCCGATTGCTGCTTCCTACACCTTCTGGGCGCTGGATGCCAACCAGGTACCTGCCAACCCTGGCCTGAGCGGGATGGCCGAGTATGTCCGTCGGCAACAGCAAAGTACAGGCAACTGGAGCTTCATCCTGCACCGCGGCCCGATGCAGGAGAGCTTCCAGACCATGACGGCGCTTCAAGTGCTGGGAATGCGCCGCTTCCTGGAGAAAGACAAGGGGGACGAGACCGTGAAAAAGGCGCGGGCGTGGTTTGTCAGCGCTCCCACCAAGACCGTCGAAGATCGCTCCTCGCGCCTTCTTGGCCTGCGCTGGACCGGCTCCGAGCCCCGTGTTCTCCAGACCGAGGTTGCCCAGCTCGCCAAGCTTCAGAACGCCGATGGTGGCTGGAGCGGGAAGCCGGGTGCCCCGAGCGATCCTCTTACCACCGGGCTTGCGCTCTACAGCCTGCGGGTCGGCGGGGCAGCTCCGCTCAGCCATCCCGCGGTGCGCAAGGCGACGGACTACCTACTGCGCCACCAAGACGAGAGTGGGGCTTGGTATGTCAATAAGACGGTCGCGCCGTTTAACTACTACTTCGACGGTGGCTTCCCCGGTGGGGAGTCGCAGTATGTCTCGTTTGCGGCGACGGGCTGGGCAACCCTCGCCCTGATGGAGGTCAGTGACACGCCGAAGGTCAAGACTGCCCGGCGGTAG
- a CDS encoding M55 family metallopeptidase translates to MRVLIMSDMEGVSGIVTWKQVEGGSPMYEEGRRLYTEEINAAVRGAVAAGATEIVAVDCHGAGGDWTFNSYVPELLHPACEWVAHHTWSRYTELLEQGCDAALMVGMHARAGTPDGVMCHTISTVTWRNLWFNEDLVGELGINAALCGHFGCPVALVTGDEATCREGREILGDDPVYVAVKRGLSRYSARQIPPVRARQMIEDGAREALSRVKKGRVYAVGSPTTITVEVETVERVGQFRNRKGVEVDGMKVYSRAENWMAAWDQIWPQAEK, encoded by the coding sequence ATGCGTGTTCTCATCATGTCGGATATGGAAGGTGTCAGCGGGATCGTGACCTGGAAGCAGGTCGAGGGCGGCTCGCCGATGTACGAAGAGGGGCGACGGCTCTACACCGAGGAGATCAATGCCGCGGTGCGCGGGGCTGTTGCTGCGGGTGCGACCGAGATTGTCGCGGTGGACTGCCACGGTGCGGGCGGCGACTGGACCTTTAACTCCTATGTCCCCGAGCTGCTCCACCCCGCCTGTGAGTGGGTCGCGCACCACACGTGGAGCCGCTACACCGAGCTCCTGGAGCAGGGCTGCGATGCCGCGCTGATGGTGGGGATGCACGCGCGCGCCGGAACCCCCGATGGGGTCATGTGCCACACGATCTCGACTGTCACCTGGCGCAACCTGTGGTTCAACGAGGATTTAGTCGGGGAGCTGGGGATCAATGCGGCGCTCTGTGGGCACTTCGGCTGCCCGGTCGCGCTGGTGACGGGCGATGAAGCCACCTGCCGTGAGGGGCGCGAGATCCTGGGCGACGACCCGGTCTATGTGGCGGTGAAGCGCGGCCTCTCCCGCTACTCCGCCCGCCAGATCCCTCCCGTACGCGCCCGCCAGATGATCGAGGACGGTGCCCGCGAGGCGCTCTCTCGGGTCAAGAAAGGCCGCGTCTACGCGGTCGGCTCCCCCACGACGATCACCGTCGAGGTGGAGACAGTGGAGCGGGTCGGGCAGTTCCGCAACCGCAAGGGGGTTGAGGTAGACGGCATGAAGGTCTACAGCCGCGCCGAGAACTGGATGGCGGCGTGGGACCAGATCTGGCCGCAGGCAGAGAAGTAA
- a CDS encoding ATP-binding protein, which produces MTELLRLRLPTDNAFVSVAREAVVSVARKERIKEPDREALRLAVGEACNNAVEHSGARGMITLRCLRDHAFLYVEVSNSGEAPLPDSPAAMPDANAEGGRGRALMEALTDGVEYFVSEGETLVRLKKRLPL; this is translated from the coding sequence ATGACCGAGCTTCTGCGCCTGCGCCTGCCCACCGACAACGCTTTTGTGAGCGTTGCGCGGGAGGCGGTTGTCTCGGTGGCGCGGAAAGAGCGTATCAAGGAGCCCGACCGTGAGGCGCTCCGCCTCGCGGTGGGCGAGGCGTGCAACAACGCGGTCGAGCACAGTGGTGCGCGGGGGATGATCACCCTACGCTGCCTGCGTGACCATGCCTTTCTCTATGTCGAGGTCAGCAACTCCGGCGAGGCCCCCCTCCCCGACTCACCCGCCGCCATGCCCGATGCCAATGCGGAGGGCGGGCGTGGCCGTGCGCTCATGGAGGCCCTCACCGATGGGGTGGAGTACTTTGTCTCAGAAGGAGAGACCCTCGTGCGGCTCAAGAAGCGCTTGCCGCTCTAG
- a CDS encoding dicarboxylate/amino acid:cation symporter has translation MKHRIPLALQVLIGVALGIALGAVLGKCELTETLGAIGTLSIKALRALAVPLVFFAILDAFTKTRIEAKKFGRLMLICLVNVTVAMVIGLTILNVFQPGKLWQGHLETLIAQTKAKAPELKKVEDPEAPGATLELLPNVSYYVPSSLVRPFVYNNLISVVLLALLTGAAIRRVRAEQEAHGERTIQTVESFIAACYQVLLVMLEWIVKTVPYAVFGTVAKVVGASGLGVFALLWVFLLVALSGLALHSLIYYPTIAWLWGKKSPKVYLGNGADAILTGLSTNSSLASVPITLKCLEKMGVSTASARLAACVGTNLNNDGITLYEAMAALFLAQALGNNLGLGAQFQIVLASIMAGAGIAGIPEAGLIVLPLVLSTAGLSAETIAVALPLLIPVDWIIARARSGVNVMSDMLVAILLDAGQKSTEPLEPNQLS, from the coding sequence ATGAAACATCGCATACCGCTCGCGCTACAGGTGCTGATCGGGGTGGCTCTGGGAATCGCGCTGGGGGCAGTCTTGGGGAAGTGTGAGCTGACCGAGACGCTCGGGGCGATTGGGACCCTCTCGATCAAGGCGCTCCGGGCGCTGGCGGTGCCGCTGGTGTTCTTTGCGATCCTGGATGCCTTCACCAAGACCCGGATCGAGGCGAAGAAGTTCGGGCGGCTGATGCTGATCTGCCTGGTGAATGTGACGGTGGCGATGGTGATCGGGCTGACCATCCTGAATGTCTTTCAGCCGGGCAAGCTCTGGCAGGGGCACCTGGAGACCCTGATCGCCCAGACCAAGGCCAAGGCCCCGGAGCTCAAGAAGGTCGAGGACCCAGAGGCACCCGGCGCGACCCTGGAGCTACTCCCCAATGTCAGCTACTACGTCCCGTCGTCGCTGGTGCGCCCCTTTGTCTACAACAACCTCATCTCCGTGGTGCTGCTGGCGCTGCTGACGGGGGCCGCGATCCGCCGCGTCCGTGCCGAGCAAGAGGCCCACGGCGAGCGGACGATCCAGACGGTCGAGAGCTTTATCGCCGCGTGCTACCAGGTGCTTCTCGTCATGCTGGAGTGGATCGTTAAGACCGTCCCCTACGCGGTCTTCGGGACAGTCGCCAAGGTGGTCGGGGCATCGGGGCTGGGAGTCTTTGCCCTGCTCTGGGTCTTTCTTTTGGTCGCGCTCTCGGGGCTGGCGCTCCATAGCCTCATCTACTACCCGACGATTGCCTGGCTCTGGGGCAAGAAGTCTCCCAAGGTCTACCTGGGCAACGGTGCCGATGCAATCCTCACGGGCCTCTCGACCAACTCCAGCCTCGCGAGCGTCCCCATTACCCTCAAGTGCCTGGAGAAGATGGGAGTCTCCACGGCATCGGCGCGCCTGGCGGCCTGCGTGGGGACCAACCTCAACAACGATGGCATCACGCTCTACGAGGCGATGGCGGCGCTCTTTCTGGCGCAGGCGCTGGGCAATAATCTGGGTCTGGGCGCACAGTTTCAGATCGTGCTAGCATCAATCATGGCCGGCGCAGGGATCGCCGGAATCCCCGAGGCGGGCCTGATTGTCCTGCCGCTCGTCCTCTCCACTGCTGGCCTCTCCGCCGAGACCATCGCGGTCGCGCTCCCCCTGCTGATTCCCGTGGACTGGATCATCGCCCGCGCCCGCTCGGGAGTCAATGTCATGAGTGATATGCTCGTGGCAATCCTGCTGGATGCCGGACAAAAATCCACCGAGCCCTTGGAACCCAATCAGCTCTCCTAA
- the uxaC gene encoding glucuronate isomerase has product MNLHPDRCFSPEPARRGVARTLYAAVKDLPLVCPHGHVDPALFSNPDYRFGSPAELLLIPDHYVFRMLYSQGISLEAQGVPRRDGGPTESDHRKIWQVFCEHFYLFAGTPSGQWLTQELVEVFGLTEKPSPTNAQRLYDSIAARLETPEFRPRALFEQFKIEVLCTTDAASDPLTHHQAIRSSGWSGKILPTFRPDAVVNLDALGWRESITALEQASGVSVTTYAAFLEALRNRRAFFKSLGATATDHAAVTADTTPLSDSEASTLFDRALAGRSEPGDAARFTAHMLYTLAGMSADDGLTMQLHVGSHRNHNKTVFERFGADKGADIPVAGEFTRNLLPLLNAFGTDPRLSLILFTLDETLYSRELAPLAGHYPVLRLGPPWWFFDSRLGMRRFLEGVVETAGVWNLAGFNDDTRAFCSIPARHDVWRRVVADWLAGLVVEHVIDEADAAAMATALCYDLAKTAYRL; this is encoded by the coding sequence ATGAACCTCCATCCTGATCGCTGTTTCTCGCCCGAGCCCGCTCGTCGTGGGGTGGCCCGGACCCTCTATGCCGCGGTGAAAGACCTGCCGCTGGTCTGCCCACACGGCCATGTCGATCCCGCGCTCTTCTCCAACCCGGACTACCGCTTCGGGAGCCCCGCCGAGCTGCTGCTCATCCCGGACCACTATGTCTTTCGCATGCTCTACTCGCAGGGAATCTCGCTGGAGGCGCAGGGCGTGCCGCGCCGCGACGGCGGCCCGACCGAGAGCGACCACCGCAAGATCTGGCAGGTCTTCTGCGAGCACTTCTATCTCTTTGCCGGGACCCCGAGTGGCCAGTGGCTGACCCAGGAGCTAGTCGAGGTCTTTGGGCTCACCGAGAAGCCCAGCCCGACAAATGCCCAGCGCCTCTACGACTCGATCGCGGCGCGGCTAGAGACCCCCGAGTTCCGCCCACGGGCGCTCTTCGAGCAGTTCAAGATCGAGGTCCTCTGCACCACCGATGCCGCCAGCGACCCGCTCACCCACCACCAGGCCATTCGGAGCTCGGGCTGGAGCGGGAAGATCCTGCCGACCTTCCGCCCCGATGCGGTCGTGAATCTGGATGCGCTGGGCTGGCGCGAGAGTATCACGGCGCTGGAGCAGGCAAGTGGCGTGAGCGTGACGACCTACGCGGCATTTCTGGAGGCGCTCCGCAACCGCCGGGCGTTCTTCAAGAGCCTCGGGGCCACGGCGACCGACCACGCCGCCGTGACCGCGGACACGACGCCCCTCTCCGATTCGGAGGCGAGCACGCTCTTTGATCGGGCGCTGGCAGGGCGCTCCGAGCCGGGGGATGCCGCACGCTTCACGGCGCACATGCTCTACACGCTGGCAGGGATGAGCGCCGACGATGGCCTGACGATGCAGCTGCATGTCGGGAGCCACCGCAACCACAATAAGACGGTCTTTGAGCGGTTTGGCGCGGACAAGGGGGCCGATATCCCGGTCGCGGGGGAGTTTACGCGCAATCTCTTGCCGCTTCTTAATGCCTTTGGCACCGACCCACGCCTCTCGCTGATCCTCTTTACGCTCGACGAGACCCTCTACTCCCGCGAGCTGGCCCCGCTGGCCGGGCACTACCCGGTGCTGCGCCTCGGGCCGCCTTGGTGGTTCTTCGACAGCCGCCTGGGGATGCGCCGCTTCCTGGAGGGCGTGGTCGAGACCGCCGGAGTCTGGAACCTGGCGGGCTTCAACGACGATACCCGGGCGTTTTGCTCGATTCCCGCCCGCCACGATGTCTGGCGGCGCGTGGTGGCCGACTGGCTCGCGGGGCTGGTCGTCGAGCACGTCATCGACGAAGCAGATGCCGCCGCGATGGCAACGGCGCTCTGCTACGACCTGGCAAAGACTGCCTACCGGCTCTAG
- a CDS encoding PEP-CTERM sorting domain-containing protein, whose protein sequence is MLGLPLPLSVRSRLVVLVFGGTLLLACPPLAHAQQSLRVVTWNVSAYDTSATTTGRLTDFRTAIYGVNAANGLTMAPDVFIGQEFMSQAATTDFLTNVLNGAPGSPGDWAAAPFVATSGNGTGLAGESAFFYRTSKVQYLTTTTVNDVSQNFPVVNNNEQPRNTYRYDFQLNADTSQKFGAYSVHMKSSTGASNEARRQLEADRIRRNAQGIDTNGALAGGGLPSGYHYLVAGDFNIASSSETAYQTLTSGSYNGSSVGAFFDPIKTPGNWDINNNSFRFVHTQDPVSNMDSRFDQILLSPSLVDGTGTDYKGNSQLAYSTTTWNDPNHSYRAWGNDGTSWATGLTTTNNGMVGTAIATALKNSALSGGHLPVFLDINYTALTVPEPGTLALAVLGLGALVRRRRPSPQERGT, encoded by the coding sequence ATGCTTGGTCTCCCCCTCCCCCTTAGCGTCCGCTCGCGCCTTGTCGTGCTTGTGTTTGGTGGTACTCTCCTGCTGGCCTGCCCACCGCTCGCCCACGCGCAGCAGTCTCTTCGGGTCGTCACGTGGAACGTCAGCGCCTACGACACCAGTGCCACCACCACGGGTCGCCTCACGGACTTCCGAACTGCGATCTACGGGGTCAATGCTGCCAATGGGCTCACGATGGCCCCCGATGTCTTTATCGGGCAGGAGTTTATGAGCCAGGCCGCGACCACGGACTTTCTGACCAATGTCCTCAATGGCGCTCCGGGTAGCCCCGGGGACTGGGCGGCTGCACCCTTTGTCGCCACGTCGGGCAATGGGACGGGTCTGGCGGGCGAGAGTGCGTTTTTCTACCGAACCAGCAAGGTGCAGTACCTAACCACCACCACGGTAAACGATGTCTCCCAGAACTTTCCCGTGGTCAACAACAACGAGCAGCCACGCAATACCTACCGCTACGACTTCCAGCTCAACGCCGATACCAGCCAGAAGTTTGGTGCCTATAGTGTGCACATGAAGTCCAGCACGGGCGCAAGTAATGAAGCCCGACGCCAGCTAGAGGCGGACCGGATTCGCCGCAATGCCCAGGGGATCGACACCAACGGGGCACTTGCGGGCGGTGGGCTCCCCAGCGGCTACCACTATCTTGTGGCCGGGGACTTTAATATCGCCAGTAGCTCGGAGACCGCCTACCAGACCCTGACCTCAGGTAGCTACAATGGCTCGTCGGTGGGGGCGTTCTTCGACCCCATCAAGACTCCGGGGAACTGGGATATCAACAACAACTCGTTTCGCTTTGTCCACACGCAGGACCCGGTGAGCAACATGGACAGCCGCTTCGACCAGATCCTGCTCTCCCCTAGCCTCGTGGATGGCACGGGTACGGACTACAAGGGCAACTCCCAGCTCGCCTACAGCACCACGACCTGGAACGACCCCAACCACTCCTACCGGGCTTGGGGCAACGACGGCACAAGCTGGGCGACCGGGCTCACGACCACCAACAACGGCATGGTGGGCACCGCGATCGCCACCGCGCTCAAGAACTCCGCGCTCTCCGGGGGGCACCTGCCGGTCTTTTTGGACATCAACTACACCGCCCTGACCGTCCCCGAGCCAGGGACACTCGCCCTCGCCGTCTTGGGGCTGGGCGCGCTGGTGCGCCGCCGACGCCCGTCCCCCCAAGAGCGCGGTACCTAG
- a CDS encoding PEP-CTERM sorting domain-containing protein, which yields MTITRLASLFALGLISAAAHAQVPLFSENFGTNTDGTTITTSNTAFTYARISTGATPILAFKNPSSFGTGASAQLLATTGSLTGLGVTSGTYTAFDVATLSFDLRTPTAFSAGSSFFFGAGTGATTFTSNSTFASADLMAGFQITTGGILQSRATSAWGTVSGVTLTSATNYSFSVVMNGSASTVNYGTGGAVAAARAHIYLNNVLVGNVPIQDSASVTAFRLYVTSQAAANGGYELDNVQLFDSAVMPSAVIPEPGTLALAALGLAGLAVKRRRK from the coding sequence ATGACAATCACTCGCCTCGCCTCACTCTTCGCACTTGGACTTATCTCGGCTGCAGCTCATGCCCAGGTTCCTCTCTTCTCGGAGAACTTCGGAACCAATACCGACGGAACGACGATCACCACGAGCAACACCGCGTTTACCTACGCGCGTATCAGTACGGGGGCAACCCCCATCCTTGCCTTTAAGAACCCCTCAAGCTTTGGGACGGGGGCCTCGGCTCAGCTTCTGGCCACCACAGGAAGCTTGACGGGACTCGGAGTCACCTCGGGGACCTACACCGCCTTCGATGTGGCGACCCTAAGCTTCGACCTCCGGACTCCCACCGCCTTCTCGGCCGGGAGCTCCTTCTTCTTTGGGGCGGGCACCGGAGCGACCACGTTCACCAGTAACTCCACCTTCGCGTCTGCGGATCTGATGGCAGGATTCCAGATAACCACGGGGGGAATCCTCCAGAGCCGCGCAACCAGTGCCTGGGGCACGGTCTCCGGGGTAACCCTCACCAGTGCGACCAACTACTCGTTCTCCGTGGTGATGAACGGCTCCGCCAGTACGGTGAACTACGGCACCGGAGGGGCGGTGGCAGCTGCCCGAGCGCATATCTACCTCAACAATGTCTTGGTCGGAAATGTTCCGATCCAGGATAGTGCCAGTGTGACCGCGTTCCGTCTGTACGTGACTAGCCAGGCGGCGGCCAACGGGGGCTATGAGCTCGACAACGTCCAGCTCTTCGACTCCGCAGTGATGCCCTCTGCGGTGATTCCTGAGCCGGGGACGCTGGCTCTGGCCGCCTTGGGGCTGGCCGGCCTTGCGGTAAAACGCCGCCGCAAGTAG
- the hrcA gene encoding heat-inducible transcriptional repressor HrcA: MDLDLRKQRILNAVVQDYVLTAEPVGSHLLVERYELGVKSATVRNELAELSERGFLRQPHTSAGRVPSDLGYRFYVNRLMVLSPLARLERLQIQQALRSAESELDAILRKTCQLLTQLTQLPAVATSPEAPDETYLRQVFLSSAAADKALLVFLFSTGRTEHRLLAEAPLSATDALILANALTAHFCDKPLTELRRTVRETEAAPSELAGLGRLWQRLVRELALVIQSVAENVPVFVEGSQSVLAQPEFRDVECLSQFFVMLQERAAMLELLRMEAAEKDVEVRIGKELGRPELQSFAVVSSPYFVGTRERGSIGVIGPTRMDYGVAVTHVRFLAQALSGLLTSLAATA, translated from the coding sequence ATGGACCTCGATCTGCGTAAGCAGCGGATTCTCAATGCGGTTGTTCAGGACTATGTCCTCACGGCGGAACCTGTTGGCTCCCATCTGCTCGTCGAACGCTACGAGCTTGGGGTAAAGTCGGCCACGGTTCGCAATGAGCTGGCAGAGCTGAGTGAGCGTGGGTTTCTGCGCCAGCCCCATACCTCCGCCGGTCGCGTCCCCTCCGACCTTGGCTACCGCTTCTATGTCAATCGGCTGATGGTACTCTCCCCCCTGGCACGCCTAGAGCGCCTCCAGATCCAGCAGGCCCTGCGCTCCGCCGAGAGTGAGCTCGATGCGATCCTGCGCAAGACCTGTCAGCTCCTGACCCAGCTCACCCAGCTCCCTGCGGTGGCGACCTCGCCGGAGGCCCCCGATGAGACCTACCTACGCCAGGTCTTTCTCTCGTCGGCGGCGGCGGATAAGGCCCTCCTGGTCTTTCTTTTCTCCACGGGACGCACGGAGCACCGGCTCTTGGCCGAGGCACCTCTTAGCGCGACCGATGCCCTGATCCTTGCCAATGCCCTCACCGCCCACTTCTGTGACAAGCCCCTCACCGAGCTCCGTCGCACGGTACGAGAGACCGAGGCCGCGCCCAGTGAGCTTGCGGGACTGGGGCGGCTCTGGCAGCGGCTCGTGCGCGAGCTGGCACTGGTGATCCAGAGCGTGGCGGAGAATGTCCCGGTCTTTGTGGAGGGCTCGCAGAGCGTCCTGGCCCAGCCCGAGTTTCGCGATGTTGAGTGCCTGAGCCAGTTCTTTGTGATGCTCCAGGAGCGCGCCGCGATGCTGGAGCTCCTGCGCATGGAGGCCGCCGAGAAGGATGTCGAGGTGCGGATCGGCAAGGAGCTGGGCCGCCCCGAGCTCCAGTCGTTTGCCGTGGTATCGTCGCCGTATTTTGTCGGAACCCGCGAGCGGGGCAGTATCGGGGTGATCGGCCCCACCCGCATGGACTACGGGGTCGCGGTCACGCACGTGCGCTTCCTCGCCCAGGCGCTCTCCGGCCTCCTCACCAGCCTCGCCGCCACCGCGTAG
- a CDS encoding universal stress protein, translated as MKLEPLFRIAYTKILVPVDCTPTSLNVVLQAARLMVPLTGAQMTLLAHVPPTEGTSPEMDTIRQARWKHAEQALDVARKSLRDYGYYVRTRIQVAEDASQALHAEVLENHYDLTVIGSHFGHREEPCAPSEADKLLQGFPVPVVVVDSRGK; from the coding sequence ATGAAACTAGAACCTCTCTTTCGAATCGCCTACACCAAGATCCTCGTGCCGGTAGACTGCACCCCGACATCGCTCAATGTGGTGCTACAAGCGGCGCGCCTCATGGTTCCTCTCACCGGCGCGCAGATGACCCTCCTGGCCCATGTCCCCCCGACCGAGGGCACGTCCCCCGAGATGGACACGATCCGCCAGGCACGCTGGAAACACGCGGAGCAGGCGCTCGATGTCGCCCGGAAGTCCCTGCGCGACTACGGCTACTATGTCCGCACCCGCATCCAGGTCGCAGAGGACGCCTCCCAGGCTCTCCACGCCGAGGTTCTGGAGAACCACTACGACCTCACCGTCATTGGGAGCCACTTCGGCCACCGCGAGGAGCCCTGCGCACCGTCGGAGGCCGACAAGCTCCTGCAAGGCTTCCCTGTGCCCGTGGTGGTGGTGGATAGCCGCGGCAAGTAG